A window of Formosa sp. Hel1_31_208 contains these coding sequences:
- a CDS encoding trimeric intracellular cation channel family protein has product MFFQVVDILGTIAFAISGVLVALDKRMDAFGVLIIAFVTAVGGGSLRDMMVGIHPVSWMTNMTYVYVIIASVVFAVLLKNKINYLRKSLFLFDTIGIGLYTVVGIETGIVSGLHPIICIALGTMTACFGGVLRDILCNEIPIIFRKEIYATPCILGGFSYFLMREFVADTNFIFVIAGLIVIITRLLAVRLKISLPSLYKNQV; this is encoded by the coding sequence ATGTTTTTTCAAGTCGTAGATATATTAGGAACTATTGCCTTTGCAATTTCAGGTGTTTTGGTTGCGTTAGATAAACGCATGGATGCCTTTGGCGTGTTAATTATTGCTTTTGTAACAGCAGTAGGAGGAGGCTCACTTCGTGATATGATGGTTGGTATTCATCCAGTGTCATGGATGACAAATATGACCTATGTTTATGTCATTATTGCTTCAGTGGTTTTTGCGGTTTTACTTAAAAACAAAATCAATTACCTACGCAAATCACTCTTCTTGTTCGATACCATTGGTATTGGTTTGTATACGGTTGTAGGTATTGAAACGGGTATAGTGTCAGGCTTACATCCCATTATTTGTATTGCACTTGGTACCATGACCGCTTGTTTTGGAGGTGTATTAAGAGATATCTTATGTAATGAAATTCCAATTATCTTTAGAAAGGAAATCTACGCAACACCTTGTATTTTGGGTGGTTTTTCTTATTTCTTGATGCGCGAATTCGTTGCAGATACCAATTTCATATTTGTAATTGCTGGCCTCATTGTAATTATTACAAGACTATTGGCTGTGCGATTAAAGATTAGTTTACCGAGTTTGTATAAAAATCAAGTATAA
- a CDS encoding RDD family protein produces MVELQINTTQNVNINFIAASVGERILAYVIDWIIKIAYLVVTYQIVFNLFEIDKIIEDMDDWSRIAILVSFYLPVVFYSLIFETFLDGQTIGKRIMKIKVVKIDGYQAALADYLVRWFFRIIDLNMMSGIVALIAIVTSKKSQRLGDMTAGTSVITLKNNVNISHTILEELDDSYVPTYPNVIKLSDNDARIIKETYVKAKASRDYETLIKLRKKIVEVMEIKGYNSNDLEFIDIILKDYNYYTQGM; encoded by the coding sequence ATGGTAGAGTTACAAATAAATACCACACAAAACGTCAATATAAATTTCATCGCAGCAAGTGTTGGTGAGCGCATTCTGGCGTACGTTATTGATTGGATAATAAAGATTGCTTATCTCGTGGTAACCTATCAAATTGTATTTAATTTATTTGAGATTGATAAGATAATAGAGGACATGGATGATTGGTCAAGAATAGCCATACTCGTCTCTTTCTATTTACCAGTGGTTTTCTATTCTTTAATCTTTGAAACATTTTTAGATGGTCAAACGATTGGTAAGCGCATTATGAAAATCAAAGTGGTCAAAATTGATGGTTACCAAGCTGCGTTAGCCGATTATTTGGTGCGTTGGTTTTTTAGGATTATCGATTTAAATATGATGTCTGGTATTGTGGCACTTATTGCAATTGTTACCAGTAAAAAGAGCCAACGACTAGGGGATATGACAGCTGGTACGTCTGTGATTACGCTTAAAAACAATGTGAATATCAGCCATACCATATTAGAAGAGTTGGATGATAGTTATGTACCGACGTATCCTAATGTTATTAAACTTTCTGATAATGATGCACGCATTATTAAAGAAACATATGTTAAAGCCAAAGCTTCGAGAGACTATGAGACCTTAATCAAACTTCGAAAAAAGATTGTGGAAGTCATGGAAATTAAAGGTTACAATTCAAATGATTTGGAATTTATTGATATCATCTTAAAAGATTATAACTACTATACTCAAGGCATGTAA
- a CDS encoding stage II sporulation protein M — MREVAFIKENKEKWLNFEKAIFGKTLKNPDELASLYIQLVNDLSYAQTYYPKSKTILYLNNLAAKAFQKIYKTKREDTNRFVHFWKTEVPLIVYEYRRYVLYAFIIFISFMTIGAVSAAYDDSFVRLILGDSYVNQTLEYIEEGDPVAVYKSGSNWGSFIGITLNNLYVGIRAFIFGIFGGLGTALVMLYNGIMVGAFQYFFFKEGVLWESVRGIWIHGSMEIFAIVIESAAGLILGASILFPKTYSRITSFKMGVKNGVKILISTFPFTIAAGFLEGYVTRYSNIMPNWLSVGIILVTLSIISFYYLVYPFLLNKKIRKAHAII, encoded by the coding sequence ATGAGAGAAGTTGCTTTTATTAAAGAAAATAAAGAAAAATGGCTCAATTTTGAAAAGGCTATTTTTGGAAAAACCCTTAAAAATCCTGATGAACTTGCATCTCTTTATATTCAATTAGTAAATGACCTATCCTACGCTCAGACTTACTATCCCAAAAGTAAAACAATTCTTTATTTAAACAACCTCGCAGCTAAAGCATTTCAAAAAATTTATAAAACCAAACGTGAAGACACGAACAGGTTCGTACATTTTTGGAAAACTGAAGTTCCGCTTATTGTCTATGAATACCGACGATATGTGCTCTATGCTTTTATCATCTTTATAAGTTTCATGACAATTGGAGCTGTTTCTGCAGCTTACGACGATTCTTTTGTGAGATTAATTTTAGGAGATAGCTACGTGAATCAAACCCTTGAGTATATCGAAGAAGGCGACCCGGTAGCCGTGTATAAAAGTGGTAGTAATTGGGGGAGTTTTATTGGCATTACCCTAAACAACCTTTATGTAGGTATTCGCGCTTTTATTTTTGGCATATTTGGCGGATTAGGTACGGCATTAGTTATGTTGTATAATGGTATTATGGTTGGTGCTTTTCAGTATTTTTTCTTTAAAGAAGGTGTGTTATGGGAGAGTGTTCGTGGCATATGGATTCACGGATCTATGGAAATATTCGCCATTGTTATTGAAAGTGCCGCAGGCTTGATTCTTGGCGCTAGTATCTTATTCCCTAAAACCTATTCAAGAATAACCTCATTTAAAATGGGTGTAAAAAATGGTGTTAAGATCTTAATCAGTACCTTCCCGTTCACCATTGCTGCTGGTTTTCTCGAAGGTTATGTTACGAGGTATTCCAATATCATGCCCAACTGGTTGTCTGTTGGTATTATTTTAGTAACCCTGAGTATCATTTCATTTTACTACTTAGTATATCCATTTCTTTTAAACAAAAAAATCAGAAAAGCCCATGCAATTATATAA
- a CDS encoding DUF4129 domain-containing protein encodes MNKYLYLHIILLFFGISYHAHALDTDTAVILQTLQDSVYIDKEPIERRQYNDLKDKYSGNEFIYERTVENSGWWSRFKQWLSDFFKNLFDINSDARASDFTDTALKIFYIVIFLLVVYFIVKAIINKEGNWVFGKSSDKNIIPVVDVEHNIHEADFKTLISKAESEDNYRLAIRYYYLWLLKTLSQAEVIEYDVEKTNSDYYLEIDNETIKKEFSYTSYLYNYIWYGEFDIDSQQFDKAKNAYTQFLKTLWK; translated from the coding sequence GTGAATAAATATTTGTACCTACATATCATCCTATTGTTCTTCGGAATATCCTATCACGCTCATGCATTGGATACTGACACCGCAGTTATTTTGCAAACTTTGCAAGACTCGGTCTATATCGACAAAGAACCTATAGAGAGGCGTCAATATAACGATCTTAAAGATAAATATAGCGGTAATGAATTTATCTATGAGCGGACGGTAGAGAACTCGGGGTGGTGGTCGAGATTTAAACAATGGCTATCCGATTTTTTTAAAAATCTTTTCGATATCAATTCAGATGCTAGAGCCTCAGATTTCACTGATACAGCCTTAAAGATCTTTTATATAGTCATCTTTTTATTAGTAGTCTATTTCATTGTAAAAGCCATCATTAATAAAGAAGGAAATTGGGTCTTCGGAAAATCATCCGACAAGAATATCATTCCTGTTGTTGATGTGGAACATAATATTCACGAAGCCGATTTCAAAACCCTGATTTCTAAAGCTGAAAGTGAGGATAATTATCGATTAGCCATTCGATATTATTACTTATGGCTACTTAAAACACTTTCTCAGGCTGAAGTTATTGAATATGATGTCGAGAAGACCAATAGTGACTACTATCTGGAAATAGACAACGAAACGATTAAAAAAGAGTTTTCATATACCTCATATCTTTACAATTATATATGGTATGGCGAATTTGATATCGATTCCCAGCAGTTTGACAAAGCCAAAAATGCATATACTCAATTTTTAAAAACCCTTTGGAAATGA
- a CDS encoding DUF4350 domain-containing protein: protein MSRTLKIYVGILVLLLVGIIAIEFSTPVPINWTKTYNETHKIPYGTFVFYEELDYLFPESKVQDIKTTPYEFFDDYFSWEDSTYLTTGTYILIDDYPEMDNTSAQELLDFASFGNDIFISSNYFPDRLLDSLGFSIRNKYNLKGKAEFTLTNPRFKNDSIAVEKGMSNIYFSDIDTLYTTVLGHQKFADSTYTNFIKTSWGDGYFYIHLQPVAFTNYNLLKKSNQKYVSSVMSYLSDDTIYFDSRNKRGKELGSSPLRFIFSQPPLKWAWYLALITTLLFMIFNAKRKQRVVKVITPLKNTTVDFTKTIGNLYYETKDHNNLIEKKITYFLEYIRRVYYLDTQLLDDKFVKNLSLKSGKDNSDVKKLINQIVYLKAKTNCSEGDLLRLNNAIEDFYTT, encoded by the coding sequence ATGAGTAGAACGCTAAAAATATATGTCGGTATTTTGGTCCTGCTATTAGTAGGCATCATCGCTATTGAATTCTCAACACCTGTCCCAATAAATTGGACCAAAACGTATAATGAGACACATAAAATCCCTTATGGTACCTTCGTGTTCTATGAGGAACTAGATTACTTGTTTCCTGAAAGTAAAGTGCAAGATATTAAAACAACCCCTTACGAGTTTTTTGATGATTATTTCAGTTGGGAAGACAGCACCTATTTAACCACAGGCACCTATATTCTTATTGATGATTATCCTGAAATGGATAATACATCTGCTCAAGAATTGCTAGATTTTGCCTCTTTTGGTAATGATATTTTTATCTCAAGTAACTACTTCCCTGATCGCCTATTGGATTCTCTCGGATTTAGTATTCGGAATAAATATAATTTAAAAGGAAAGGCGGAGTTTACATTAACCAATCCGCGCTTTAAAAATGACTCTATTGCTGTTGAAAAAGGCATGAGTAATATTTATTTCTCAGATATTGACACGTTGTATACCACTGTTTTAGGACATCAGAAATTTGCAGATTCCACCTATACCAACTTTATCAAAACATCTTGGGGTGATGGCTATTTCTATATTCATCTTCAACCAGTAGCTTTTACCAATTATAATTTATTGAAAAAATCAAATCAAAAGTATGTGTCTAGTGTCATGTCATATCTTAGTGACGATACCATCTACTTCGATTCCAGAAACAAAAGAGGCAAAGAACTGGGTAGTTCTCCATTACGATTTATATTTAGTCAACCACCATTGAAATGGGCTTGGTATCTCGCTTTGATTACTACCTTACTATTTATGATCTTCAATGCCAAACGAAAGCAACGTGTTGTAAAAGTGATTACACCACTAAAAAATACGACGGTAGATTTCACTAAAACCATCGGAAACTTATATTATGAAACTAAAGATCATAACAATCTCATAGAGAAAAAAATCACTTACTTCTTGGAGTATATACGTCGTGTCTACTATTTAGACACACAGCTTCTAGACGATAAGTTCGTCAAAAATTTATCTTTAAAATCTGGAAAAGATAACAGCGACGTTAAAAAATTAATAAACCAGATTGTATATTTAAAAGCAAAAACAAATTGTAGTGAAGGAGATTTATTACGATTAAACAACGCTATTGAAGATTTTTATACCACATAA
- a CDS encoding MoxR family ATPase, with translation MEHLDDKQNEDLTPNNEQFDESLLGNTSKTNTSEEGASTDADISFKNRIDLSELQDGIELIKNEIGKVIVGQKGMIDMLIASILANGHSLIEGVPGVAKTISAKLLAKSLNIGFSRIQFTPDLMPSDILGTSVFNMKNSEFEFKQGPIFSNMILIDEINRAPAKTQAALFEVMEERQITIDGNKYKMDLPFIVLATQNPIEQEGTYRLPEAQLDRFLFKIDIDYPNVEEEVEILVREQNLQGALKTDQVTAHLSRAQINKFQGLVDQVIIESHLIKYIADMIISTRNNPFLYLGASPRASIAILKASKAFAAMDGRDFVTPEDIKRSAIPVLQHRVIVTPEREMEGVTTKQIIKQIIEAVEIPR, from the coding sequence ATGGAACATTTAGACGACAAGCAGAACGAAGATTTAACGCCAAATAACGAGCAATTTGATGAGTCCTTGTTAGGTAATACATCAAAAACCAATACTTCGGAAGAAGGGGCAAGCACAGATGCTGATATTAGTTTTAAAAATCGTATCGACCTGAGTGAGCTTCAGGACGGTATTGAACTTATTAAAAATGAGATTGGGAAAGTTATCGTTGGACAAAAAGGCATGATTGATATGCTCATCGCCTCTATCTTAGCTAACGGTCACTCCCTTATTGAAGGTGTTCCCGGAGTTGCAAAAACCATTTCTGCTAAATTATTAGCCAAATCCTTAAATATTGGATTTAGCCGAATTCAATTTACGCCAGATTTAATGCCTAGTGATATCTTGGGAACCTCTGTATTTAACATGAAAAATTCTGAATTTGAATTCAAACAAGGTCCTATTTTCTCAAATATGATCTTAATTGATGAGATCAATAGAGCACCTGCAAAAACACAAGCTGCGCTTTTTGAAGTGATGGAAGAACGCCAGATTACTATTGATGGAAACAAATATAAAATGGATCTCCCTTTTATTGTGTTGGCAACTCAAAACCCAATAGAACAGGAAGGAACGTACCGCTTACCAGAAGCACAGTTAGACCGTTTTCTTTTTAAAATAGATATTGATTATCCAAATGTAGAAGAAGAAGTAGAGATACTCGTACGTGAACAAAACCTTCAAGGCGCCCTTAAAACTGACCAAGTGACTGCACATTTAAGCAGGGCACAGATTAACAAATTTCAAGGTTTAGTAGATCAGGTGATTATTGAATCACACCTCATCAAATACATTGCAGATATGATTATCAGTACTCGTAATAATCCGTTCTTGTATTTGGGTGCTTCGCCAAGAGCATCTATTGCTATTTTAAAAGCAAGTAAAGCTTTTGCGGCCATGGACGGTCGCGATTTTGTGACGCCTGAAGATATTAAACGTTCTGCCATACCAGTATTACAACATCGTGTAATAGTGACTCCAGAGCGGGAAATGGAAGGTGTCACTACAAAACAAATTATTAAGCAAATTATTGAAGCCGTAGAAATTCCGAGATAA
- a CDS encoding DUF58 domain-containing protein, with protein MKRIKPFYLQNRFFYACIGIMVLFVLSFIFPRGFAVVKLLLLLLVTLTVLDTIILFVAKNGVKGNRNLPEKFSNGDQNPVHLVINNYYTFPVHVKIIDEIPEQFQVRNFSIERKLDPSSSSEIQYQLRPVDRGEYHFGKLNIYVTSVFGLIARRFISEDNAMIPTYPSFMQLRKYDLIAISNNLLQYGIKKIRKIGHTMEFEQIKEYVLGDDLRTINWKATAKSNQLMVNQFQDEKSQPVYSIIDKGRVMKMPFEGLTLLDYAINASLVISNVALKKQDKAGILAFSKKVENIVVAQRRTSQMNLILETLYNVSTDFFESDYSRLYADVKRNITQRSLMLLYTNFETLDSLHRQLPYLKGIAKNHLLVVIFFKNTELNTLITEKAETVQQAYDKVIAEKFAFEKRLIVNELQKYGIQSILTSPQDLTIDTINKYLEIKARGLL; from the coding sequence TTGAAACGCATTAAACCCTTTTATTTACAAAACAGATTTTTCTATGCTTGCATAGGCATCATGGTATTGTTTGTTTTGAGCTTTATCTTTCCAAGAGGTTTTGCCGTTGTAAAGCTGTTACTGCTGTTATTAGTAACCCTTACCGTTTTAGATACCATTATTTTATTTGTGGCAAAAAATGGTGTTAAAGGGAATAGAAACTTACCCGAGAAGTTTTCGAATGGGGATCAAAATCCGGTGCATTTAGTGATTAATAACTACTATACGTTTCCCGTACATGTAAAAATAATTGATGAAATTCCTGAGCAATTTCAAGTACGGAATTTTAGCATCGAACGGAAACTCGACCCGTCGAGCTCATCGGAAATACAATACCAATTAAGACCTGTAGATCGCGGTGAGTATCACTTCGGAAAATTGAATATTTACGTCACCTCTGTTTTTGGATTAATTGCACGACGCTTTATTTCCGAAGATAATGCCATGATACCAACCTATCCAAGTTTCATGCAATTGAGAAAGTATGATCTTATTGCCATTAGCAATAATTTATTGCAATATGGTATCAAGAAAATTAGAAAGATTGGTCATACCATGGAATTTGAGCAAATTAAAGAGTACGTGCTGGGTGATGATTTACGTACCATTAACTGGAAAGCGACAGCTAAAAGCAACCAATTGATGGTGAATCAATTTCAAGACGAAAAATCACAACCCGTTTATTCTATTATCGATAAAGGTCGTGTGATGAAAATGCCTTTTGAAGGTCTCACACTTTTAGATTATGCGATCAATGCCTCATTGGTGATTTCTAACGTTGCACTAAAAAAACAAGATAAAGCTGGGATTTTAGCCTTTTCAAAAAAGGTTGAGAATATTGTAGTTGCTCAACGACGTACCTCACAAATGAATCTCATATTAGAAACACTCTACAATGTGAGTACCGATTTTTTTGAAAGTGATTACAGCAGACTTTATGCCGATGTGAAACGAAATATCACACAGCGCAGTTTAATGCTCTTGTATACCAATTTTGAAACCTTAGATAGTCTACACCGACAATTACCGTATTTGAAAGGTATTGCTAAAAACCATTTATTGGTGGTAATTTTCTTTAAGAATACTGAATTAAATACGCTAATTACAGAAAAAGCAGAAACCGTTCAACAAGCTTACGATAAAGTTATTGCAGAAAAATTTGCCTTTGAAAAACGACTTATCGTTAACGAACT